From a region of the Streptomyces sp. B21-083 genome:
- a CDS encoding DUF6542 domain-containing protein gives MEQHRIRHRPPHSGPARPGRGASADPRGGRAGGQAAAGSRRPPATARRSAPPVVRALRRMPNPRLTGLGGGLFCAAVMFALGCLDQLLFEASLTAYGVLFLPVCALTAAWVRGADLVIAPVVVPIAFTVGLLPVADGDGGFFSQLMGIVTALATQAGWLYGGTLVAGVIATVRKIRLMNRRPGRTRMPV, from the coding sequence GTGGAGCAACACAGGATCCGACACCGTCCCCCGCACTCCGGCCCCGCCCGGCCCGGCCGCGGCGCCTCGGCGGACCCGCGCGGCGGCCGGGCCGGCGGGCAGGCGGCGGCCGGATCCCGGCGTCCCCCGGCCACCGCGCGGCGCTCCGCCCCGCCGGTCGTGCGGGCCCTGCGCCGGATGCCCAACCCCCGGCTCACCGGGCTCGGCGGCGGGCTGTTCTGTGCCGCGGTGATGTTCGCGCTCGGCTGTCTCGACCAGTTGCTTTTCGAGGCGTCCCTGACTGCGTACGGAGTGCTGTTCCTGCCGGTGTGCGCACTGACCGCGGCATGGGTACGGGGCGCCGACCTGGTGATCGCGCCCGTCGTCGTACCCATCGCCTTCACCGTGGGCCTGCTCCCCGTGGCCGACGGCGACGGCGGGTTCTTCTCCCAACTGATGGGCATCGTCACCGCGCTCGCCACCCAGGCCGGCTGGTTGTACGGGGGGACGCTCGTCGCGGGTGTCATCGCGACCGTACGGAAGATCCGCCTGATGAACCGCCGGCCGGGACGGACCCGTATGCCGGTGTGA
- the ychF gene encoding redox-regulated ATPase YchF — MSLTIGIVGLPNVGKSTMFNALTKNDVLAANYPFATIEPNVGVVGVPDARLAKLAEIFGSQKILPATVDFVDIAGIVKGASEGEGLGNKFLANIRESDAICQVIRAFQDENVVHVDGKVSPKDDIETINTELILADLQTIEKVLPRLQRESRIKKDIGPKVAAVEAAKDILERGDTLFSAGIVQGSGNEELLHDLHLLTTKPFLYVFNVDEDELVDEAFKAEQRALVAPAEAIFLNAKLEADLAELDEEEAMELLESVGVEEPGMATLARVGFDTLGLQTYLTAGPKESRAWTIKKGATAPEAAGVIHTDFQKGFIKAEVISFEDLVEMGSVAEARAKGKARMEGKEYVMQDGDVVEFRFNV; from the coding sequence GTGTCGCTCACGATCGGAATCGTCGGTCTGCCGAATGTCGGCAAGTCGACCATGTTCAACGCCCTGACCAAGAACGACGTGCTGGCGGCCAACTACCCGTTCGCCACGATCGAACCGAACGTCGGCGTGGTCGGTGTCCCGGACGCGCGTCTCGCGAAGTTGGCCGAGATCTTCGGCTCGCAGAAGATCCTTCCGGCGACGGTCGACTTCGTCGACATCGCGGGCATCGTGAAGGGCGCCTCGGAGGGCGAGGGCCTGGGCAACAAGTTCCTCGCGAACATCCGCGAGTCGGACGCGATCTGCCAGGTCATCCGCGCCTTCCAGGACGAGAACGTCGTGCATGTCGACGGCAAGGTCTCGCCGAAGGACGACATCGAGACGATCAACACCGAGCTGATCCTCGCGGACCTCCAGACGATCGAGAAGGTCCTGCCGCGCCTCCAGCGGGAGTCGCGCATCAAGAAGGACATCGGTCCGAAGGTCGCCGCGGTCGAGGCGGCGAAGGACATCCTGGAGCGAGGCGACACCCTGTTCTCCGCGGGCATCGTCCAGGGCTCCGGCAACGAGGAACTCCTCCACGACCTGCACCTCCTCACCACCAAGCCCTTCCTCTACGTCTTCAACGTCGACGAGGACGAACTGGTCGACGAGGCCTTCAAGGCCGAGCAGCGCGCCCTGGTCGCCCCCGCCGAGGCGATCTTCCTCAACGCCAAGCTGGAGGCGGACCTCGCCGAGCTCGACGAGGAGGAGGCTATGGAGCTTCTGGAGTCGGTGGGTGTCGAGGAGCCCGGCATGGCCACCCTGGCCCGCGTCGGCTTCGACACCCTGGGCCTGCAGACCTACCTGACGGCCGGCCCCAAGGAATCCCGCGCCTGGACCATCAAGAAGGGCGCCACCGCCCCCGAGGCCGCCGGAGTCATCCACACCGACTTCCAGAAGGGTTTCATCAAGGCGGAGGTCATCTCCTTCGAGGACCTGGTGGAAATGGGCTCGGTCGCCGAGGCCCGCGCCAAGGGCAAGGCCCGCATGGAGGGCAAGGAGTACGTGATGCAGGACGGGGACGTGGTGGAGTTCCGGTTCAACGTCTAG
- a CDS encoding type II toxin-antitoxin system Phd/YefM family antitoxin, translating into MRRSGGVRLIGVGPFTLCFVSAEDYAALREGSYLLRSPVNARRLLKAYENALSNVDVSERELIDPDAVEPAVGTE; encoded by the coding sequence ATGCGCAGGTCAGGAGGGGTCCGGCTCATCGGAGTCGGGCCCTTCACTCTTTGCTTCGTCTCCGCCGAGGACTACGCGGCGCTGCGCGAGGGCTCGTATCTGCTGCGTTCACCCGTGAACGCCCGGCGGCTGCTCAAGGCGTACGAGAATGCGCTGAGCAACGTCGACGTGTCGGAGCGCGAGCTGATCGACCCGGATGCGGTGGAACCGGCTGTGGGTACCGAGTGA
- a CDS encoding DUF4245 domain-containing protein, giving the protein MAGSNGRNGKQKSARDMILSLGLISLAAGVIYVFVPHDDSTPDVKRVDYRVELLTARRAASYPVAAPQGLPADWKATSVRFSGDNFDAWHLGFHDSEGEYVAVEQSAQKPAVFIDEATQKARETKVTQRIGDATWTRYEGEKYDALVLREKGSTTVVAGTAPFDRLTKMAQALKTT; this is encoded by the coding sequence GTGGCAGGTTCGAACGGTAGGAACGGCAAGCAGAAGTCGGCCCGGGACATGATTCTTTCCCTGGGCCTCATCAGTCTCGCGGCGGGAGTGATCTATGTCTTCGTCCCGCACGACGACTCCACTCCCGACGTCAAAAGGGTCGACTACCGCGTCGAGTTGCTGACGGCTCGCCGCGCGGCGAGCTACCCGGTGGCCGCGCCCCAGGGCCTGCCGGCCGACTGGAAGGCGACGTCGGTGCGTTTCTCCGGCGACAACTTCGACGCGTGGCACCTGGGTTTCCACGACTCCGAGGGTGAGTACGTGGCGGTGGAGCAGTCCGCTCAGAAGCCGGCCGTCTTCATCGACGAAGCCACCCAGAAGGCCCGGGAGACGAAGGTCACCCAGCGCATCGGTGACGCGACGTGGACGCGGTACGAGGGCGAGAAGTACGACGCGCTGGTGCTGCGCGAGAAGGGTTCCACCACGGTGGTGGCGGGCACGGCGCCCTTCGACCGCCTGACGAAGATGGCCCAGGCCCTGAAGACGACGTAG
- a CDS encoding 4-hydroxy-3-methylbut-2-enyl diphosphate reductase produces MVHMTASSGRRVLLAAPRGYCAGVDRAVIAVEKALEQYGAPIYVRHEIVHNKYVVQTLEKKGAIFVERTAEVPEGSIVMFSAHGVAPVVHDEAAAGKLATIDATCPLVTKVHKEAVRFASEDYDILLIGHEGHEEVIGTSGEAPDHITLVDGPKDVAKVEVRDESKVVWLSQTTLSVDETMETVDALKEKFPLLISPPSDDICYATQNRQLAVKQMGEEAELVIVVGSKNSSNSVRLVEVAKLAGSREAYLVDFADEIDEAWLDGVSTVGVTSGASVPEILVEQVLEWLSTRGFEDVELVKAAEESITFSLPKELRRDLRAEAAELVARRTGAAPATTPSGE; encoded by the coding sequence ATGGTTCACATGACCGCTTCGTCTGGCCGCCGTGTCCTGCTCGCCGCCCCCCGGGGCTACTGCGCGGGCGTGGACCGCGCCGTGATCGCCGTCGAGAAGGCCCTCGAACAGTACGGGGCGCCCATCTACGTCCGGCACGAGATCGTGCACAACAAATACGTCGTACAAACCCTCGAAAAGAAGGGCGCGATCTTCGTCGAGCGGACCGCGGAGGTCCCCGAGGGGTCCATCGTCATGTTCTCCGCGCACGGTGTCGCCCCCGTCGTCCACGACGAGGCCGCCGCCGGCAAACTCGCGACCATCGACGCGACCTGCCCCCTCGTCACCAAGGTCCACAAGGAAGCCGTCCGCTTCGCGAGCGAGGACTACGACATCCTCCTGATCGGTCACGAGGGCCACGAGGAGGTCATCGGCACCTCCGGCGAGGCCCCCGACCACATCACCCTGGTCGACGGTCCGAAGGACGTCGCCAAGGTCGAGGTCCGCGACGAGTCGAAGGTCGTCTGGCTGTCCCAGACCACCCTCTCCGTGGACGAGACGATGGAGACCGTCGACGCCCTCAAGGAGAAGTTCCCGCTGCTCATCTCCCCGCCCAGCGACGACATCTGCTACGCCACCCAGAACCGTCAGCTCGCGGTGAAGCAGATGGGCGAGGAGGCGGAGCTGGTGATCGTCGTCGGCTCCAAGAACTCCTCGAACTCGGTCCGGCTGGTCGAGGTCGCGAAGCTCGCCGGCTCCCGCGAGGCGTACCTCGTGGACTTCGCCGACGAGATCGACGAGGCCTGGCTGGACGGCGTGTCGACGGTCGGCGTCACCTCGGGCGCGTCGGTCCCCGAGATCCTCGTCGAGCAGGTCCTGGAGTGGCTGTCGACGCGTGGCTTCGAGGACGTGGAGCTCGTCAAGGCGGCCGAGGAGTCCATCACGTTCTCGCTGCCGAAGGAGCTGCGCCGCGACCTGCGGGCGGAGGCGGCCGAGCTGGTGGCCCGCCGCACGGGCGCGGCGCCCGCGACCACCCCCTCGGGTGAGTGA
- the xseA gene encoding exodeoxyribonuclease VII large subunit, whose protein sequence is MALNTSADAPLPVGEVSRLIGRWIDRLGAVWVEGQITQLSRRPGAGVVFLTLRDPSHDISVAVTCFRQVFDDVADVVSEGARVVVLAKPEWYAPRGQLSLRATEIRPVGVGELLVRLEQLKKALGNEGLFAAERKKALPFLPHLVGLVCGRASAAERDVLENARRRWPAVRFEVRNVAVQGVHAVPQVVQAVKELDDLDEVDVIVVARGGGSVEDLLPFSDEQLVRAVAACRTPVVSAIGHEPDHPLLDYVADLRASTPTDAAKKVVPDVGEEYERVRLLLDRARRSVHAFVEREERGLAHALARPAMEDPHRMIDERADHVASLTERARRTLGHLLDRADSELSHTHARVVGLSPASTLRRGYAVLQRPDGHVVRDPDEVAADETLRARVAEGEFTVRVDVADVADVADVADV, encoded by the coding sequence ATGGCTCTCAACACATCCGCTGACGCTCCGCTGCCTGTCGGTGAGGTGTCGCGGCTCATCGGGAGGTGGATCGACCGGCTCGGCGCCGTGTGGGTCGAGGGGCAGATCACCCAGCTGTCGCGGCGGCCGGGCGCCGGCGTGGTGTTTCTGACGTTGCGTGACCCCTCGCACGACATCTCCGTCGCCGTCACCTGCTTTCGGCAGGTGTTCGACGACGTCGCGGATGTGGTGAGCGAAGGGGCCCGTGTCGTCGTACTCGCCAAGCCCGAGTGGTACGCGCCGCGAGGGCAGTTGTCACTGCGGGCCACCGAGATACGGCCCGTGGGGGTCGGGGAACTGCTCGTCCGCCTGGAGCAGTTGAAGAAGGCCCTGGGCAACGAGGGGCTGTTCGCCGCCGAGCGGAAGAAGGCGCTGCCCTTTCTGCCGCACCTCGTCGGGCTCGTGTGCGGGCGCGCCTCCGCGGCCGAGCGGGACGTCCTGGAGAACGCCCGCCGACGCTGGCCCGCCGTCCGTTTCGAGGTGCGCAACGTCGCCGTACAGGGCGTGCACGCCGTACCGCAGGTCGTCCAGGCCGTGAAGGAGCTCGACGACCTCGACGAGGTGGATGTGATTGTCGTGGCTCGCGGTGGCGGGAGCGTGGAGGATCTGCTGCCCTTCTCCGACGAGCAGCTCGTACGGGCGGTCGCCGCCTGTCGTACGCCCGTCGTCTCCGCCATCGGGCACGAACCCGACCATCCGCTCCTCGACTACGTGGCGGATCTGCGGGCGTCCACTCCCACCGACGCCGCCAAGAAGGTCGTACCCGACGTGGGCGAGGAGTACGAGCGGGTGCGGTTGCTGCTCGATCGGGCCCGGCGGTCCGTCCACGCCTTCGTCGAGCGGGAGGAGCGAGGGCTCGCGCACGCCCTTGCCCGGCCGGCCATGGAGGATCCGCACCGGATGATCGACGAACGGGCCGACCATGTCGCCTCCCTCACCGAACGGGCGCGGCGCACCCTCGGCCATCTCCTCGACCGCGCCGATTCCGAGCTGTCGCACACCCACGCGCGCGTGGTGGGCCTCTCCCCCGCCTCGACCCTGCGGCGCGGGTACGCCGTGCTGCAGCGGCCCGACGGACACGTGGTCCGGGATCCGGACGAGGTGGCGGCCGACGAGACGTTGCGGGCGCGGGTCGCCGAGGGCGAGTTCACTGTCCGGGTCGATGTTGCCGATGTTGCCGATGTTGCCGATGTTGCCGATGTTTAG
- a CDS encoding exodeoxyribonuclease VII small subunit, producing the protein MTSNVSEALGYEQARDELIEVVRRLEVGGTTLEESLALWERGEELAKVCRQWLEGARKRLDAALAEGSSAGDREEDDSSSGSGSGSE; encoded by the coding sequence ATGACCAGCAACGTGAGTGAGGCGCTCGGCTACGAGCAGGCGCGGGACGAGCTGATCGAGGTCGTACGGCGGCTGGAGGTGGGCGGTACGACGCTGGAGGAGTCCCTCGCCCTCTGGGAGCGCGGCGAGGAACTGGCCAAGGTGTGCCGGCAGTGGCTGGAGGGGGCGCGCAAGCGGCTCGACGCGGCCCTGGCCGAGGGATCGTCGGCGGGGGACCGCGAGGAGGACGACTCTTCCTCCGGCTCCGGCTCCGGCTCCGAGTGA
- a CDS encoding malonic semialdehyde reductase, giving the protein MSLVLDPAAQDLLFREARTANTFTDEPVSDEQMQAIYDLVKYGPTAFNQTPLRITLVRSAEARERLVQHMAEGNQAKTATAPLVAILSADNEFHEELPALFPAFPQAKDLFFAERSSREGAAGLNAALQAAYFIIGVRAAGLAAGPMTGLDFAGVQKEFLDGDHTPLMVINIGKPGADAWYPRSPRLAYDEVITTV; this is encoded by the coding sequence ATGTCTCTCGTTCTTGACCCCGCCGCCCAGGACCTCCTGTTCCGCGAGGCCCGTACCGCCAACACGTTCACCGACGAGCCGGTGTCGGACGAGCAGATGCAGGCGATCTACGACCTGGTCAAGTACGGCCCGACCGCGTTCAACCAGACCCCGCTGCGCATCACCCTGGTCCGCTCCGCCGAGGCCCGCGAGCGCCTCGTGCAGCACATGGCCGAGGGCAACCAGGCGAAGACCGCCACCGCGCCGCTGGTCGCGATCCTCTCCGCCGACAACGAGTTCCACGAGGAGCTGCCGGCCCTCTTCCCGGCCTTCCCCCAGGCCAAGGACCTCTTCTTCGCCGAGCGTTCCTCCCGTGAGGGTGCCGCCGGTCTCAACGCCGCCCTGCAGGCCGCGTACTTCATCATCGGCGTGCGCGCCGCCGGCCTCGCCGCCGGCCCGATGACCGGCCTGGACTTCGCGGGCGTCCAGAAGGAGTTCCTGGACGGTGACCACACCCCGCTGATGGTCATCAACATCGGCAAGCCGGGCGCCGACGCCTGGTACCCGCGCTCCCCCCGTCTGGCGTACGACGAGGTCATCACCACCGTCTGA
- a CDS encoding FxsB family cyclophane-forming radical SAM/SPASM peptide maturase: protein MPMSATNAPPATPDSGAESVPFRQFLLKIHSRCNLACTYCYMYEAADQSWRQKPRSMTPATVRRASRLMAEHAAEHGLSEVHVVLHGGEPLLVGAERLEALLGTVTDALAGIATPRFTLQTNGIRLAEDPRLLPVLDRHGVRIGVSLDGTPAAHDRHRRRADGRGSHAATVRALELLMEPAHRHLFAGLLCVIDPTTDPLETYDALLRFTPPRLDLLLPHGTWQAPPPGLAARISPPTAPPAPGATRPAPYADWLRVVFDRWYGAPSRETGIRLFEEIMVLLLGGTARSEVVGLTPVDLVVVETDGAIEQADSLKVSYPGAPETGLHVFRDTFADAAAHPAFRARQRGLSGLGPVCRSCARSRVCGGGLYAHRYFPEATPVFSAPSVYCDDLAVLVDHIGARLRRDIAALTVPRPKASR from the coding sequence ATGCCGATGTCCGCCACCAACGCCCCGCCCGCCACCCCGGACAGCGGGGCGGAGTCCGTGCCCTTCCGACAGTTCCTGCTGAAGATCCACAGCCGGTGCAACCTGGCCTGCACGTACTGCTACATGTACGAGGCGGCCGACCAGAGCTGGCGGCAAAAGCCCAGGAGCATGACTCCGGCGACGGTGCGGCGGGCGTCGCGGTTGATGGCCGAACACGCCGCGGAGCACGGACTGTCCGAGGTGCACGTGGTGCTGCACGGGGGCGAGCCCCTCCTGGTCGGGGCGGAGCGCCTGGAAGCCCTCCTCGGGACCGTCACGGACGCGCTGGCCGGAATCGCCACGCCGCGCTTCACCCTGCAGACCAACGGCATCCGGCTCGCCGAGGACCCGCGGCTGCTCCCCGTCCTTGACCGTCACGGGGTCCGGATCGGGGTGAGCCTGGACGGCACCCCCGCCGCACACGACCGGCATCGCCGGCGGGCCGACGGGCGAGGCAGCCACGCCGCCACCGTCCGCGCGCTCGAACTGCTGATGGAACCGGCCCACCGGCACCTGTTCGCCGGCCTGTTGTGCGTGATCGACCCCACCACCGATCCGCTGGAGACGTACGACGCGCTCCTGCGGTTCACTCCGCCCCGGCTGGACCTGTTACTCCCCCATGGGACCTGGCAGGCTCCGCCGCCCGGGCTCGCCGCGCGGATCTCTCCGCCCACGGCTCCGCCCGCACCGGGCGCCACGCGTCCGGCTCCGTACGCCGACTGGCTGCGCGTGGTCTTCGACCGCTGGTACGGCGCCCCGAGCCGGGAGACCGGCATCCGGCTGTTCGAGGAGATCATGGTGCTGCTGCTCGGCGGTACCGCCCGTAGCGAGGTGGTCGGTCTCACACCCGTCGACCTCGTCGTCGTGGAGACCGACGGGGCGATCGAGCAGGCCGACTCGCTCAAGGTGAGCTATCCCGGGGCGCCCGAGACCGGGTTGCACGTGTTCCGCGACACCTTCGCCGACGCCGCCGCGCATCCCGCCTTCCGCGCCCGGCAGCGCGGCTTGAGCGGGCTCGGCCCCGTCTGCCGCTCCTGCGCCCGCTCCCGCGTGTGCGGCGGCGGCCTGTACGCCCACAGATACTTTCCCGAAGCCACCCCGGTCTTCTCGGCTCCCTCCGTGTACTGCGACGACCTGGCGGTACTGGTCGACCACATCGGCGCCCGGCTGCGCCGGGACATCGCCGCACTGACCGTGCCCCGACCGAAGGCGTCCCGATGA
- a CDS encoding Txe/YoeB family addiction module toxin translates to MRLVFEDQGWEDHTSWLKNDRKMLARINKLIEDVKRDPFTGIGKPEPLKDHLPGVWSRRIDDEHRLVYLVTDKEIVILAARYHY, encoded by the coding sequence GTGAGGCTTGTCTTCGAGGATCAGGGCTGGGAGGACCACACGTCCTGGCTCAAGAACGACCGCAAGATGCTCGCTCGGATCAACAAGCTCATCGAAGACGTCAAGCGTGACCCCTTCACGGGGATCGGCAAGCCCGAGCCGCTCAAAGACCACTTGCCCGGGGTGTGGTCGAGACGGATCGACGACGAGCACCGCCTTGTCTATCTAGTGACGGACAAGGAGATCGTGATCCTCGCAGCCCGTTATCACTACTGA
- a CDS encoding AAC(3) family N-acetyltransferase: MRAATGQGAGFAPRPGQDLVPHTVPDLVFRALARARGGATAVDLLRSGQLSKRMLMARALRQAADGRPEEGAAEAAYRGLVELNRRDRAAWREVMLHPYLDEGLTRTLTALERGLPADLRWLEQLTADPDRRAWHRVDAVCDGMALELRLADHGPFREAHGHELAEPLTAAQTREWTQALRAAWTVLVRRHPWHAQTIAAGLTTVVPLLPDHDGTEVSSAARRAFGAVAASLPDDPVLLALTLVHEFLHVQLGALLDLLPLHGPPTDARYHAPWRLDQRPVGALLQGTYAHLGVTDFWRTELASGTGDERARREYDTWREHTDTAARTLLESGELLPAGRRFVTELREAVRRRLGPAGALRGRADLVHDLRGLGLRAGDTVLVHSALSTVGPVSGGADTMVSALSEVLGPDGTLVMHTPTPAGARARTPSSAPYTAPGFGVGVGVLAETVRTRSAALHSAHPWSAFTALGAQADHITSDHSPDCSLGEESPLGRLEKLDARVLLMGVGFEACTAFHLAEYRIPSRLTGSHEGAGTLLDSSPFAAVGAAYEATGAVRSGLVGHAHCRLFDLADAVAFAVGRLADSASCGSQ; the protein is encoded by the coding sequence ATGAGAGCAGCGACGGGGCAGGGGGCTGGTTTCGCACCACGCCCCGGCCAGGATCTCGTCCCGCACACCGTCCCCGACCTCGTCTTCAGAGCCCTGGCCCGCGCCCGCGGCGGTGCGACCGCCGTGGACCTGCTCCGGAGCGGGCAGCTGAGCAAACGCATGCTGATGGCGCGGGCCCTGCGCCAGGCGGCAGACGGGCGCCCGGAGGAGGGCGCGGCAGAAGCGGCGTACCGCGGCCTGGTCGAACTGAACCGGCGGGACCGCGCGGCTTGGCGCGAGGTCATGCTGCACCCCTACCTGGACGAGGGACTGACCCGCACTCTCACCGCGCTGGAGCGCGGACTGCCCGCTGATCTGCGGTGGTTGGAACAACTGACGGCGGACCCAGACCGGCGGGCATGGCACCGCGTCGACGCCGTCTGTGACGGCATGGCGCTCGAACTGCGACTCGCCGACCACGGCCCCTTCCGTGAGGCACACGGTCACGAACTCGCCGAACCACTCACGGCCGCACAGACACGAGAGTGGACACAGGCGCTGCGTGCCGCCTGGACCGTGCTCGTGCGGCGGCACCCCTGGCACGCGCAGACCATCGCCGCCGGCCTGACCACCGTGGTCCCGCTGCTTCCCGACCACGACGGCACCGAGGTGAGTTCGGCGGCCCGTCGCGCCTTCGGAGCCGTCGCCGCCTCCCTCCCCGACGACCCGGTGCTTCTCGCACTGACTCTCGTGCACGAGTTTCTGCACGTCCAACTCGGCGCGCTGCTCGACCTGTTGCCGCTGCACGGCCCTCCGACGGACGCCCGCTACCACGCCCCGTGGCGGCTCGATCAGCGGCCCGTCGGAGCGCTGCTCCAGGGGACGTACGCGCATCTGGGCGTGACGGACTTCTGGCGCACCGAACTCGCCTCCGGGACGGGAGACGAGCGTGCCCGACGTGAGTACGACACCTGGCGCGAGCACACCGACACCGCCGCCCGCACTCTGCTCGAAAGCGGCGAACTTCTGCCCGCAGGCAGGCGGTTCGTGACGGAGCTGCGTGAGGCCGTGCGTCGTCGGCTCGGGCCGGCCGGGGCGCTGCGCGGCAGAGCGGACCTCGTCCATGACCTTCGCGGACTGGGACTCCGGGCCGGAGACACCGTCCTCGTGCACTCCGCCCTGAGTACCGTCGGGCCCGTCTCAGGCGGCGCGGACACCATGGTGAGCGCGCTGTCGGAAGTCCTCGGACCCGACGGGACGCTCGTGATGCACACCCCGACACCCGCCGGCGCCCGCGCCCGGACGCCCTCGTCCGCCCCGTACACCGCACCGGGCTTCGGCGTCGGCGTCGGCGTCCTGGCCGAGACGGTACGGACCCGGTCCGCCGCCCTGCACAGCGCTCATCCGTGGAGTGCCTTCACGGCGCTGGGCGCCCAGGCGGACCACATCACCTCCGACCACTCCCCCGACTGCTCCCTGGGCGAGGAGTCACCGCTCGGCAGACTGGAGAAGCTCGACGCCCGAGTGCTGTTGATGGGCGTCGGTTTCGAGGCGTGCACCGCGTTCCACCTGGCGGAGTACCGCATCCCGAGCCGTCTTACGGGCTCCCACGAAGGTGCCGGAACACTCCTGGACTCCTCCCCGTTCGCGGCGGTGGGGGCCGCCTACGAGGCGACCGGAGCGGTGCGCTCGGGCCTGGTCGGTCATGCCCACTGCCGGCTGTTCGACCTCGCTGACGCCGTCGCGTTCGCCGTCGGACGGCTGGCGGACAGCGCCTCCTGCGGCAGTCAGTAG
- the ppgK gene encoding polyphosphate--glucose phosphotransferase: MHIFGVDIGGSGIKGAPVDLDRGDLAEERFKVLTPHPATPDAVADGVKEVVDHFGWTGPVGITFPGVVTGGSTIRTAANVDKNWIDRDARALLSDRLGGLPVTVLNDADAAGVAEMQFGAGRDRRGTVALLTFGTGIGSALFVEGVLVPNTELGHLELHGHDAETRASTKAKDDNELTWEHWAHRVQKYLAHVEMLFSPELFIIGGGVSRKSQKFLPLIEGIRAEIVPAQLQNNAGIVGAAMRAAKES; this comes from the coding sequence ATGCACATCTTCGGCGTGGACATCGGTGGGTCAGGGATCAAGGGCGCCCCTGTGGACCTGGACAGGGGCGACCTCGCGGAGGAGCGCTTCAAGGTGCTGACCCCGCACCCGGCCACCCCCGACGCGGTGGCGGACGGCGTGAAGGAGGTCGTCGACCACTTCGGGTGGACGGGCCCGGTCGGGATCACGTTCCCGGGCGTGGTCACGGGCGGCTCGACGATCCGTACGGCGGCGAACGTCGACAAGAACTGGATCGACAGGGACGCGCGCGCGTTGCTGAGCGACCGCCTGGGCGGCCTCCCGGTGACGGTGCTGAACGACGCGGACGCGGCGGGCGTCGCCGAGATGCAGTTCGGCGCGGGCCGCGACCGCAGAGGCACGGTCGCCCTCCTCACCTTCGGTACGGGCATCGGCAGCGCCCTCTTCGTCGAGGGTGTCCTGGTTCCGAACACGGAACTGGGCCACCTGGAACTGCACGGCCACGACGCGGAGACCCGGGCGTCCACCAAGGCCAAGGACGACAACGAACTGACGTGGGAACACTGGGCCCACCGTGTCCAGAAGTACCTGGCCCATGTGGAGATGCTGTTCTCCCCCGAGCTGTTCATCATCGGCGGCGGCGTCAGCCGCAAGTCGCAGAAGTTCCTGCCGCTGATCGAGGGCATCAGGGCGGAGATCGTCCCCGCGCAGCTCCAGAACAACGCCGGGATCGTGGGCGCGGCGATGCGGGCGGCGAAGGAGTCGTAA